The Salvia splendens isolate huo1 chromosome 21, SspV2, whole genome shotgun sequence genome includes a window with the following:
- the LOC121783199 gene encoding probable hexosyltransferase MUCI70 isoform X1: MTGGSLGLRQSGSCGSLQLHAQNGGFQLQNLYLPHRSSKTCLNGYREKETFLPAAFRYLSRKKVAMLILSVFALLAFLTGFFTVNKEDDFESIGLPFDARYLKNSYVAPWLLPGKGAFTYNSYSMTHTVFVCNVSTNWSTTLYNASATSDSSSSVTVFTNPCKNFAFPPPPPGDTRRIGPRPCPVCYVPMEQAIACMPKFPSPSPVLHRLTYFSEENSLKTQPNGGSEFGGYPSLKQRNESFEIKESMTVHCGFVKGCRPGYKTAFDIDVADLELLEQFHEVIVASAIFGNYDVIQQPSNIGEIAKRNVPFFMFIDEETETYMKNMSTLGSDKMVGLWRVIVVHNVPYTDSRRNGKVPKLLLHRLLPKTRYSIWIDGKLKLVVDPYQVLERFLWRHNATYAISRHYRRFDVFEEAEANKAGLKYDNTSIDRQIEFYKREGLTPYTTAKLPITSDVPEGCVIIREHVPITNLLSCLWFNEVDRFTSRDQLSFSTVRDKVAAKVNWGVNMFLDCERRNFVIQAYHRDLLEQRAHLALLRPRRPPPRPLPHPPTIPRDKGLPKKGVGRHGKAKRPGSRRRRRNPKTREIFFD; this comes from the exons ATGACTGGAGGGTCATTGGGATTAAGACAGTCAGGAAGTTGTGGATCCTTGCAGCTACACGCACAGAATGGAGGGTTCCAGCTCCAAAATTTGTATCTGCCTCATAGGTCTTCGAAGACATGCCTTAACGGTTACAGGGAGAAGGAAACATTTCTCCCTGCTGCTTTCAGATATTTGAGTCGAAAGAAAGTTGCAATGCTGATATTGTCTGTGTTTGCACTCTTGGCTTTTTTGACAGGGTTTTTCACAGTCAATAAAG AGGATGATTTCGAGAGCATTGGTTTGCCTTTTGATGCCAGATATCTTAAAAATTCTTATGTTGCGCCGTGGCTATTACCTGGAAAAGGAGCATTCACATATAATAGTTATTCTATGACACACACAGTTTTTGTATGTAATGTTAGCACCAATTGGAGTACTACTCTCTATAATGCTTCAGCTACAAGTGATTCCTCCAGCTCAGTTACTGTTTTTACTAATCCATGCAAAAACTTTGCATTTCCACCCCCTCCTCCTGGTGATACAAGGCGGATTGGACCACGCC CATGCCCGGTATGCTATGTTCCTATGGAGCAGGCCATTGCTTGTATGCCGAAATTTCCATCACCATCTCCTGTTCTTCATCGTTTAACTTATTTTTCGGAGGAGAATTCACTGAAAACACAACCAAATGGAGGCTCTGAGTTTGGTGGTTATCCTTCTTTAAAACAGAGGAATGAATCTTTTGAGATTAAAGAGTCTATGACTGTTCACTGTGG CTTTGTCAAGGGATGCAGACCTGGTTATAAGACTGCATTTGACATTGATGTGGCTGACCTTGAGTTGTTGGAGCAGTTCCACGAGGTCATTGTTGCCTCTGCTATATTTG GAAACTATGATGTAATTCAGCAACCAAGTAATATTGGTGAAATTGCGAAAAGAAATGTTCCTTTTTTTATGTTCATTGATGAAGAGACCGAAAcatatatgaaaaatatgagCACCTTGGGCAGTGACAAGATGGTCGGACTATGGAGGGTTATAGTTGTACACAATGTTCCTTACACCGACTCCAGAAGAAATGGAAAG GTTCCAAAGCTCTTGTTGCATAGACTGCTACCAAAAACCCGATACTCAATCTGGATTGATGGAAAGCTTAAGCTTGTCGTGGATCCATATCAGGTTCTTGAGAG GTTCTTGTGGCGCCATAATGCTACTTATGCTATATCAAGGCACTATAGACGTTTTGACGTGTTTGAAGAAGCTGAAGCAAATAAAGCTGGGTTGAAATATGACAATACTTCTATTGATCGTCAAATTGAGTTTTATAAAAGGGAGGGTTTGACACCATACACAACTGCTAAGCTTCCTATAACTAGTG ATGTACCTGAAGGATGCGTGATAATAAGAGAACATGTCCCCATCACAAATCTTCTTAGCTGTCTGTGGTTCAATGAAGTTGATAGGTTCACTTCCAGGGATCAGCTGAGCTTTTCAACTGTGAGGGACAAAGTCGCGGCCAAGGTTAACTGGGGCGTCAATATGTTTCTAGATTGCGAAAGACGCAATTTTGTAATACAG GCATATCACAGAGATCTGTTGGAGCAAAGAGCGCATCTGGCTCTTTTAAGACCTCGACGACCTCCTCCTCGACCGCTTCCTCATCCTCCAACTATACCTCGCGATAAAGGCCTACCTAAAAAAGGTGTTGGCCGGCATGGAAAAGCCAAGAGACCTGGTTCGAGGAGGCGACGCAGGAATCCCAAAACTAGGGAAATTTTCTTCGATTGA
- the LOC121783199 gene encoding probable hexosyltransferase MUCI70 isoform X2, whose product MTGGSLGLRQSGSCGSLQLHAQNGGFQLQNLYLPHRSSKTCLNGYREKETFLPAAFRYLSRKKVAMLILSVFALLAFLTGFFTVNKEDDFESIGLPFDARYLKNSYVAPWLLPGKGAFTYNSYSMTHTVFVCNVSTNWSTTLYNASATSDSSSSVTVFTNPCKNFAFPPPPPGDTRRIGPRPCPVCYVPMEQAIACMPKFPSPSPVLHRLTYFSEENSLKTQPNGGSEFGGYPSLKQRNESFEIKESMTVHCGFVKGCRPGYKTAFDIDVADLELLEQFHEVIVASAIFGNYDVIQQPSNIGEIAKRNVPFFMFIDEETETYMKNMSTLGSDKMVGLWRVIVVHNVPYTDSRRNGKVPKLLLHRLLPKTRYSIWIDGKLKLVVDPYQVLERFLWRHNATYAISRHYRRFDVFEEAEANKAGLKYDNTSIDRQIEFYKREGLTPYTTAKLPITSELLQMYLKDA is encoded by the exons ATGACTGGAGGGTCATTGGGATTAAGACAGTCAGGAAGTTGTGGATCCTTGCAGCTACACGCACAGAATGGAGGGTTCCAGCTCCAAAATTTGTATCTGCCTCATAGGTCTTCGAAGACATGCCTTAACGGTTACAGGGAGAAGGAAACATTTCTCCCTGCTGCTTTCAGATATTTGAGTCGAAAGAAAGTTGCAATGCTGATATTGTCTGTGTTTGCACTCTTGGCTTTTTTGACAGGGTTTTTCACAGTCAATAAAG AGGATGATTTCGAGAGCATTGGTTTGCCTTTTGATGCCAGATATCTTAAAAATTCTTATGTTGCGCCGTGGCTATTACCTGGAAAAGGAGCATTCACATATAATAGTTATTCTATGACACACACAGTTTTTGTATGTAATGTTAGCACCAATTGGAGTACTACTCTCTATAATGCTTCAGCTACAAGTGATTCCTCCAGCTCAGTTACTGTTTTTACTAATCCATGCAAAAACTTTGCATTTCCACCCCCTCCTCCTGGTGATACAAGGCGGATTGGACCACGCC CATGCCCGGTATGCTATGTTCCTATGGAGCAGGCCATTGCTTGTATGCCGAAATTTCCATCACCATCTCCTGTTCTTCATCGTTTAACTTATTTTTCGGAGGAGAATTCACTGAAAACACAACCAAATGGAGGCTCTGAGTTTGGTGGTTATCCTTCTTTAAAACAGAGGAATGAATCTTTTGAGATTAAAGAGTCTATGACTGTTCACTGTGG CTTTGTCAAGGGATGCAGACCTGGTTATAAGACTGCATTTGACATTGATGTGGCTGACCTTGAGTTGTTGGAGCAGTTCCACGAGGTCATTGTTGCCTCTGCTATATTTG GAAACTATGATGTAATTCAGCAACCAAGTAATATTGGTGAAATTGCGAAAAGAAATGTTCCTTTTTTTATGTTCATTGATGAAGAGACCGAAAcatatatgaaaaatatgagCACCTTGGGCAGTGACAAGATGGTCGGACTATGGAGGGTTATAGTTGTACACAATGTTCCTTACACCGACTCCAGAAGAAATGGAAAG GTTCCAAAGCTCTTGTTGCATAGACTGCTACCAAAAACCCGATACTCAATCTGGATTGATGGAAAGCTTAAGCTTGTCGTGGATCCATATCAGGTTCTTGAGAG GTTCTTGTGGCGCCATAATGCTACTTATGCTATATCAAGGCACTATAGACGTTTTGACGTGTTTGAAGAAGCTGAAGCAAATAAAGCTGGGTTGAAATATGACAATACTTCTATTGATCGTCAAATTGAGTTTTATAAAAGGGAGGGTTTGACACCATACACAACTGCTAAGCTTCCTATAACTAGTG AACTTCTTCAGATGTACCTGAAGGATGCGTGA
- the LOC121784270 gene encoding protein FAR1-RELATED SEQUENCE 5-like — translation MDSIMRSDEDYFDSDSSSSGEEAETSKVVCVQKCPDELKPKIGQSFMTLDRALDFYNNYARYVGFDTRKKGSKKEKDVTTWIYVVCSREGTKQRNSEQSEVKRKRSSIKCYCNAKVSWKYIMGVGYVIQSFIEEHNHEMVEERHKRFINLNRNLDLVHQKFILDCANANIGPTLSFSLLKEVLGGLDYVGCTVLEVRNYRRDLRAYVEGADAQMLLNELRRKKELCSAFTYEYEVNSKDRMTRLFWCDPTARRNYHLYGDIVSFDTTYSTNRYCMIFAPFTGKFTGKDNHGRPVTFAAGLLSKENANSFSWLFNQFVKCMGVAPKLIVTDQDLGMKVVVEEVLVNTRHRWCMWHVMNKVADKLPKNMLGSEQLKKELNACVWSELIEPDAFEETWHAIMERYGLTNNVWFSSMFASRKFWVPAFFRDFPMSSLIKTTSISESQNNFFKRYSKSRANLMQFYMNYNHALETQRSNSAKLKYYDSTKVPILRTGLEIEKHASTIYSGSAYTEIQEKIVYACFSLSCATLGVSTNTDIEVYDIKDNDSNS, via the exons ATGGATTCAATTATGAGGTCGGACGAAGATTATTTCGATTCGGATTCATCATCTTCGGGCGAGGAAGCTGAGACTTCTAAAG TGGTTTGCGTACAAAAATGCCCAGATGAATTGAAACCAAAAATTGGACAAAGTTTCATGACCCTTGATCGTGCATTGGACTTCTACAACAATTATGCTCGATATGTTGGATTTGACACCCGTAAAAAGGgatcgaaaaaggaaaaagatgtcaCTACTTGGATTTACGTGGTGTGTAGCCGAGAAGGTACAAAGCAAAGAAACAGTGAACAATCTGAGGTGAAACGAAAGCGTTCTTCTATTAAGTGCTATtgtaatgctaaagtgtcttggAAGTATATTATGGGTGTTGGTTATGTTATACAAAGTTTCATTGAAGAACATAATCACGAGATGGTTGAGGAACGCCATAAgcgttttattaatttgaacCGTAATTTGGATTTAGTCCATCAGAAATTCATCCTCGATTGTGCTAATGCAAATATTGGTCCAACTTTAAGTTTTAGCTTACTTAAAGAAGTGCTTGGTGGATTAGATTATGTAGGGTGTACTGTTTTAGAAGTGCGCAACTATAGACGTGACCTTAGAGCATATGTGGAAGGAGCTGATGCACAAATGTTATTGAATGAGTTGCGAAGGAAGAAGGAGCTGTGTAGTGCATTTACATATGAGTATGAGGTCAACTCAAAGGATAGGATGACACGATTGTTTTGGTGTGATCCTACTGCCAGAAGAAACTACCATTTGTATGGAGATATTGTTTCGTTTGATACGACATACTCAACAAACAG ATACTGTATGATATTTGCTCCTTTTACGGGTAAGTTTACCGGCAAGGATAATCATGGTCGCCCTGTGACATTTGCTGCTGGCCTTTTGTCCAAGGAAAATGCCAACTCCTTTTCATGGTTATTTAACCAATTTGTAAAGTGTATGGGTGTGGCTCCCAAACTCATTGTAACTGACCAAGACTTAGGAATGAAAGTTGTTGTTGAGGAGGTCCTTGTCAATACAAGACACCGGTGGTGTATGTGGCACGTTATGAATAAAGTTGCTGACAAATTGCCAAAGAACATGCTTGGTAGTGAACAATTAAAGAAGGAACTGAATGCATGTGTATGGTCAGAGTTGATAGAACCTGATGCATTTGAGGAAACTTGGCATGCTATAATGGAAAGATATGGGCTGACCAATAATGTCTGGTTTTCATCAATGTTTGCATCCAGAAAATTTTGGGTTCCAGCCTTTTTCCGTGATTTTCCGATGAGTTCGTTGATAAAGACAACTTCTATATCTGAATCACAGAATAATTTCTTCAAAAGGTACTCAAAGTCTCGGGCTAACCTTATGCAATTTTATATGAACTATAATCATGCTCTGGAGACTCAAAGAAGTAATAGTGCAAAGCTTAAATACTATGATTCAACAAAAGTACCAATTTTGCGAACAGGATTGGAAATCGAGAAACATGCATCGACGATATATAGTGGTAGTGCTTATACTGAAATTCAAGAAAAGATAGTATATGCATGTTTCTCTTTGTCTTGTGCAACTCTAGGAGTGTCTACCAATACAGATATTGAAGTATATGACATAAAGGACAATGATTCAAACTCATAG